GGCCAGAGATGGCCGGCTTCTTTTGTTTCCCCCAGTCGTCGGGAAAAAAACGTGACGAAAAAAGGGTCGGAAGGTGACGTTTTTGGGCAGCCGCCGGTTTCGGTGGCCGTTGCCGAATACACTATTGCCCAGGCGGCGCTTCATCGAGCGAGCTGGGCGGCTACGACTGATAGTCCGATAGATGGCTGGCAGAGCTACCAACGCCCTGAATTCAGTCTTCGGCTTTGTGTTTCTGTCCACCACCGCCCAAGGAGCCTCCTTTGTAGGGGACGCGGGCCGAGGGGACGAGCTTCGAGGCCGGCGACAGGTGCACGTCCTGGTCGTCGAAGAAAATCTGGGCGCCGAAGGCTTTTAGCACCTTGTCCTTGGCGACGCCGCCAAGAAAAAAGGCCTTGTCGATCGTCACTCCCCAGTCGCGAAGGGTTTGCACGACCCGGGCGTGGGTGGGGCTGCTGCGGGCGGTGACCAAGGCGATCTTCACCGGACTGCGGCCCGGCTCGAACTGCTTCTGCACCAGCGAGAGGGTCTTCAGCAGTTTGGCGAAGGGCCCCTCGGGCAGGTTTTTGCCGCGGTTCTTCCGCTCGTGCGCGAGGAACGCTTCCAGGCCCTGCTCTTTGTAGATTTTTTCCGACTCGTCGGAGAAGAGCACGGCGTCGCCGTCGAAGGCGATACGGATCTCCTCCTGCTCCTCGTCGCAGGCCTCCTCAGGCGGTTCATAGAGCACGGCGGCGGCGACGCCGCTGTCAATGGCCGCCTGCACGTCCCCTTCATGTTTGGAGAGGAAGAGGTCGACATCAAAGGCCTCAAGATAGGTGGCGAGCGAATCGCCCCGGGTGAAAGCGGCCCGGGTGATGTCGAGCCCGTAGTGCTCGATGGAGTTGAAAGCCCGCAGTCCGGTGTCGGGGGAGTTCTTCGACATGACCACGACCTCGACCAGGCGGCGCCCGGGGATGAGTCGGTTGAGGTTGAGCAAGGACCTGATCAGCGGGAAAGCGGTGCCTGGCGCCAGGGGTATGTTTTCATGCTCGCGCTGATAGCGGGCGTAAGCCTCTTCATGCTGGGTTTCGAAAATCTCGTTTTCCCGCTCCATGTCGAAAAGGGCGCGGGAGGAGATGCCGATGACCAGTTTGTCGTTCATTTGATAGGAGGGCATCCGAAGCGTTGCCTCATGGTTGGCGACAGAGTGTCATTGCAGAGGCCGGCCGACGGGCGACAATTCCCGCCAGAGAACCTCCCTTCCGGGAAGGCTCCATCCCCTCCTCGTGCAGCAGAATCTCCCAGCCGGCAAAAATTTCCAGAAGCTCTCCAGGGCGCATGACGAAATCCGGGTTGTCCGGTCCGCCGGGAAAAGAGCCGGCGCGGCTGAAGGTCCGCAGCACCGCAAGCCCTCCCGGCCGCACGGCCGCCCGCAGCTGCGGCAGCAGCGGCCGATGCAGGTAGAAGAACTCGAGCACCAGATCATAGGCGTCGGCGGGAAGCTGCGGCGAGGCTTCCAGATCGACGCGGCGGGTATCCATCGGCAGGTTGCGACGGGCAGCCTCGGCGGCGAGTTGCGCCAGCGCTTCTTCGGAGACGTCGATCGCGGTCACGGTTAGCCCCTGCTCGGCCAGATACAGGGCGTTGCGCCCCCGGCCGCAGGCGATGTCGAGAGCCCTGCCGCCGGGCAGCCATGGCCGGACCCTGAGCAGCCAGGGGTCCGGCACCCAGGAGTCATCGGCTTTCTCCCGCCAGCGGCTGTTCCAGGTGGTCCGGGGATCGTCCATGGGTGCCTTTAAGGGTTGGAGTGGAGTGTTGCCGGTGCGCTAAAAGAAACTCAGCAGCATTTTGCTGCCCATGACGATGAGCAAGAGGGCGAAGATTTTTTTCAGCTGGCTCACCGGCAGGCTGTGCGCCAGCCTGGCGCCGATGGGGGC
This genomic stretch from Desulfuromonadales bacterium harbors:
- a CDS encoding 5'-nucleotidase, with product MNDKLVIGISSRALFDMERENEIFETQHEEAYARYQREHENIPLAPGTAFPLIRSLLNLNRLIPGRRLVEVVVMSKNSPDTGLRAFNSIEHYGLDITRAAFTRGDSLATYLEAFDVDLFLSKHEGDVQAAIDSGVAAAVLYEPPEEACDEEQEEIRIAFDGDAVLFSDESEKIYKEQGLEAFLAHERKNRGKNLPEGPFAKLLKTLSLVQKQFEPGRSPVKIALVTARSSPTHARVVQTLRDWGVTIDKAFFLGGVAKDKVLKAFGAQIFFDDQDVHLSPASKLVPSARVPYKGGSLGGGGQKHKAED
- a CDS encoding methyltransferase domain-containing protein; the protein is MDDPRTTWNSRWREKADDSWVPDPWLLRVRPWLPGGRALDIACGRGRNALYLAEQGLTVTAIDVSEEALAQLAAEAARRNLPMDTRRVDLEASPQLPADAYDLVLEFFYLHRPLLPQLRAAVRPGGLAVLRTFSRAGSFPGGPDNPDFVMRPGELLEIFAGWEILLHEEGMEPSRKGGSLAGIVARRPASAMTLCRQP